The genomic DNA CATGGCTAGGCCTCACGTTACAGCCGCTGATACCTCAGAGcattttctctccaaaataaaTTGAGTGACCGTGATCAGAGTATCTCCCAGAGAGTGTGCCCGTAAGTCTGCCTGTGAGTGAGTCTGCCTGTGAGAGTCTGTCTCTGGCTGTGTATCTTGTGTCTGAGTTCGTGTGTGAGTGAGTGTCCATTTATACAGTATTTTGGCTTTGTCGGATACCAACGCCATAAAGAACACAACAAAATGACATACAATACTCTGATTTCTATCGAGATCACAAAAGGTACAAAGCACAAATTGCCCGTTCGTAGCATGctacaattacatgtacacaagcGTGATTAAAATTCTACCTGGTATAATGTTTGAAACCCACTCCACAGAAGAAACTAAAGCGACATAAAACAGCTCAATATGATAAGTGGTTTGACAACAATAAGAACACGGAGGTAATATTATATAggaatacctccatgagaggGATAAGCAACTGTGTGGACTTTTAAATGTGTGAACGAGTTAGGACATGTCGTCGATCGCGTGCTTGTATTTCGTGGCGCCAATAGTGTTGTAGTCCAACCCAACTGGAATTGTGTGAGATTTATCGCGAACATGGACGCATATATATTGAGAACGTGAAAAAGTAAGTTTTGACACGTGGAAAGTTTAGAGAAACTATTCTACACTATTTTCACTATGGTATTCATGCTAAACCTTTCAAACTTGATCGAATGAATGTCTATGAAGAGCAACTTACTGgattggaatttttttcaaagctgaAGTGTCTCTCTCTCGACAAGTCACGTGGATATGACGTTTGACTGATGAGTTTAATTTGAATAATACTTTTGGCTCGATAGtatgaaaatatacaatattgtTGGCAGATTGTTTAATATCCACAAACTTTGTTATACCTATAGTcgaacataaaataaaaaatgttcattatTATAGCCGTATTAAACGTAAACTGTTTTCATGATAAACCCTCAGAAACGCCCACTCTTTACAGAGATACAATGGAGACAGAACATTCCTGTAAAATCAGTGCTTTTGGAGAGTTATTATTCTCGTTTGTTCATTCTCTTTTAATTGATAAGCCTTTCAAGTCAGAAGACCGGATATTGATGAGTCGATAGTCAAATATATGACCTCGTTTATACTATTTATAGCTGTAAGTGCATTATGAAGCACACCACCTGATAAAGAAAACAATAACTCTCATTGTTATGACAACATGTATTATATGACCCAtggatttacatatttattaggCGAACAGAAAGAATTTAAGAAGGGAAATACCTGCGATATTGGCCATTTCACACCTTTGTCAGATTTGCCATAGGAAAGAAGAAAGTATAGGAGATTGCGTGTGCGAAGGTATCAGTCAATCTGACACAGCACTGAAGACCCTGATTAATATTTGTAGCCAGTTGCGAAAAGATCACTTAGATCAACACAGTAATCGCTGAAGCCATGTATTTCAATCGTCTTCTCAGCTATCACCGTTCGACAAAATTATGTGTCTCATTTGCTACCTTCAAGCTACAACAAAGGTAAGTATAGCTATAGCTCGATGTGCCGGGAGGGGTACTCAGTCCTGAAATTGGCATACGGGGTTGTGTCGCCCAAGTCGAAAACACCTACCCAAATGGATATTCCGAaaatgtgacctattgttaGGGCTTTGCTTGACTTATTCTGTTGCATGTCAAGATTTTAAAAAGCACACTGTCAGGCTTTTGCTTTGTTATCCACCCATGCTAATGTGTTTTTTTCGGATTAAAAATCTACCAatgttttggaaattttttcgtgaaaaagtgATCTATGCGAGTGCAACATCCGCATGCAACTTTCTATGGGGATTGCGTCCATGTCTTGTCCGATGTGCAATTCCGATAGCATGGTGTACTATCAAGTTGAACCCGCAGTTCTCAAACCCGGTTCTCGTTTTAGTGGATGCTCCACCCAGTAAACATTATATCGTTTTCATTGTTTAGCGTCAAACTCCGCTATACATTGCAGATTTATAAACATGGATTATAACCTGGTTGACTATCAGATTCAATACAAATGGGTTAACGTGCAGCACAGCGACAGATATGAGGACTTTCAacgttttacaatatttttgccatttgcCACACACGggagttcattttgaagctctttgagtaataaaataatttcctctaattttttggtgaaaatttagTTCATTTGTACATCTCAGCCTCAACATTAGTgagaaaaaagggaaaattatCTGGAAAGGTGTCTGCAGCAGCAATGAAACGCTTGTTAAATTACAGGCAAggtttctccttgtctgtgttaAAACACTTAATCGACGACACAATGAAAAGAAACACTTGAAAAATCTTTATGGCTGTATTTTATATTGCGAGAAACATTATTGtacatatcaaaattgaaatgctAAATTAGCAGCTCTCAAAATTTTTATAACTGCTAGGGTCGCAGACAGAAAAAGTCCAGATCATTCTTGTAACAAAGTTTCTGGCAATTATCACGGTTCCCTAACGATATCTGTGCTCGGGTTCACAATCTGATCGATAATATTTTGTTCGGAAGAAGCGTCACATTCCAGGGAATGTCTTTGGTAGTGTATAATATGTTGGTGTCAAACATACCCAAGTTGGAAGTAGAGTCCACGCCCTACTGGCAATGCACGGGTGAAAATGTTCTTGAATGCGCTCACCTTAGCTGTCTACCATTAGGTTTAAATGTTTTTGACAGTGAGAGCCAAGATTGCATATAAGTTATGTTATTCAAGTACAATAAAACATTGTAATACGTTGTACAGTAGACTTGTGTGCATCTCGGGACTGTGTGCAACATACAGGTAGAAGTGAAGtgaaacacagttattttgACAGATTTAGAAACTTTGCCATTTGTATAAATAATACCACCACTGATTGTAAACATGAAGTCTTGTTATTTTGTGGTTCTATCATCCACCAAACTCAAACATGCTGTCTATTCTCTCAAGTGAATCGCGATCAAAGCAAAGCCGTAGCTGCCACAGTGCAAAACAACCTTGTGGTTCATCAATTTCGTTTAAACGATCGACAACATATTTCGAGGGAGGAGAGACCGAGTCACAGTGAAAGATGCATGTGATCAATGACGTTGCTGCTTCAAATGTGACGAAAATGGGTAAATTTAGCGATAACACCTTCAATGAAATCACAAGGTATCCGTTACCTAACATTTATCCTCTCATTGTTGCAAACAGAATTCAAATTATTCTATCCCGTTCACGATGGCGTATATGAACATAACAATGCTACTGTTATGTCTTATATTGTCGGTCTGTCTGGGGAGTTTACTCACTGCTGAGAGGTATTTGAGATCTTGGACAGAGTAAAGACTCATAAAGTAGTTGCATGTCAATCGACTGTGGTTTATTGCTTTAGTGTATAGTTTACACATCAGAGATGCCCAGTTAACTGAAGATAGTGGGTGATCATCCCATGGCTGATACTTAAAGTGCAAAGCCGGCCAGTGACTGCCAGCACTCAGTATAAAGCCTTTTACATGCCACACCAACCTGGCAAAGAAAAACCCCTACGATCGTCTTCAAATATGTCACACCTGCAAACAAATGCCTGCACTATGTCATGCAGGTCTGTTTTCAAGGCCTGGTAAATCAACATCACGCTGACCGTATTCAAACCACAGtctcttttgtggagggaccgcgTTCAAACATGCAGGTGCCACTTGTAGTATGAAGACATGTTTGCAGCAGCATACATGCCTGAAAAAGCTTGTCGCTTTTATCACGTGATATAGCAGGGACCAGCTTTTGATGGGTATGGCATTCATTTACGGTCACACCAGGCTGTAGGTATTTGCATAACtattaaattattcaaactggCATATATAATTACAATTACAGTTTAAATCAGATCACAATCCCAGAAATGCAAAATGTGACTGTCGACGTATTAACCTGTATAGACATTTCATTGATATCACTCATTGATATTCTATTTCATTGCTGCAATATACTTATATTCCCTTTCTTATTGTGTATTATCTTTCGACAGGTCGATTGTTACCTCGATGAGCAACACATTAAAAATTAAAGAATTCAGCTCTCGGGTAGGATGAGCAACACAATACTATCATAATACATGCTTTGTAATCATTTAGCAGGAAGTAAAACGTACATGCGCCATACCTTATCGATTCATACCAATTCGCTTCTAGTTCATCTTTCTCCATGGCAATTCACATTCTAGGTGGTAGATGTATTTGACTTGTAGCAAATTCATAGCAAACGATGATTTCCTAGCATACTATAGTTATGCTGTAAGCTTATGAGATGATTATAAATAACTGGATCACTAGGGATATCTCAAAAGGAGAAAAAGGGCTCGGTCTCCAACAATGATAAGACTATTGCAAATTAAAAAGCACAATCTCAGTTGCAAGTATTAATGTGTTCCTTGTAAATGTGATTGAATCCAGCGGACTGGCAAAAGGCAGCAGGTCACAGGGAACCCAATCCCTGAACAGTGTCAAtcacatatgtaataatactaGTATATGGGCTATTGTGATTAAAAACCTAAATTCATGAACAGTAAAGTGGGTAAAATATTTCGTATTTCTGTTCCGTCAAATACCTCAATTTACACgttgttttaaggtagaacgcggctcggggacagatagtcgaactcaaatttctacaatttatttctgatctaccacttgttggggctcattttaaagctcttacaGAAAGAATTCACcggtttagtttttcgaaaatccaaacttAATcgccccatagagttaacacaggaatggcggcaattttgaatttcaaatatcacaaaatgttaggtaatttgttttcgcTAGTTCcacattttgcacggtgacccctatttttattgttgatttggtaagagaatggttgaaagtttcattcaggaaagtttgggcaaaagtttaagtctttcactttcgaggcgcatactatcaTAATACATGGGTATCATGGTGCACTTTTTAAATGATATTATCACAGAACATACGTACGCGCTAATTTGCTACAACATTTGCACGTGTCCTACTTCTATTGGAATTATAGGGAAAACGCTGACATTGACGAGTGATGCCCTAGAACTTGAACGTCTTCATTGAATACAGAACCATGGCTAGGCCTCACGTTACAGCCACTGATGCATCAAAGCATTTTCTCTCCACGAATGGAGTGACCGTGATCAGAGTGTCTCAGAGAGTGTGCCCGTGAGTCTGCCTGTGAGTGAGTCGGCCCATGAGAGTCTGACTCTGCCTGTGTATCTTGTGTGTTGGTGTCCATATATTCAGTATTTTGGCTGTGTCGGATACCAACGCAATAAAGAACacaataaaatgacatacaatactttgatttctaTCGACAGCAGAAAAGGTACAAAAGCACAAATTGCCCATGCGTAGCATGctacaattacatgtacacaagcGTGATTAAAATTCTACTAGGTATATATTGTTTGAAACCCACGCCACAGAATAAATTAAAGCGATGTAAAACAGCTCAATACGATAAGTGGTTTGACAACAATAAGAACACGGAGATACTATAACAATGCCTCAATGGGAAGGATAAGTTACTGAGTggatttttaaatgtgtaaGCGAGTTAGGTCATGTGGTTGATTtcgtgctggtatttcgtggcacCAGTATTGTTATAGTCCAACGCGAGTGGAATTGTGTGGGATTTATCACGAGCACAGATGCTAATATATCGAGAGGGTGAAAAAGTAAGTTTTGACACACGGAAAATTTAGAGAAACTATTCTACATTATTTTCTCTGTGGTACTCCTTATACAGCTTTCTCACTTGATTAAACGAATGTCTGTGAAGAGGAACTTACTGAAGTGGAAAGTTTTTCAACACTTAAGTGTCTGTTTCTCGACAAGTCACATGGATATGACGTTTGAgtgatgattttcatttgaataataCTTTTGGCTCGAcagtatgaaaacaaaaaatattgttggCAAAGTGTTTAGTTTCCACAAACTCGATTATATTATAATGCTATAGAACATAAAACATGTTGATGATAATTGCCGTTTAAATCGTAAACTGTTTTCATAAATAGAAAACACTCAGACATGCCCGCTCTTTACAGACATACTACAGAGACAGAAAATTCCCTGTCAAATCAGTTTTTTGGAGTTTCTATTCTCCTCTGTCCATTCTCTTTGAAGTGATCAGTAATTTAAGTCAGAATACCGGATATCGATgaattgatattcaaatatgacCTCTTTTATAATTGCAGAGCAGATTATGAAGGACATCGCGTGAGTAAGAAAACAATAACTCTCATTTTCATGACAACATGTGTTATGTCACCGATGGATATTAAGGAGAAGGGAAAGAAGAGAAGCATTAACAATGAACTCAGTAAATATCATTGATTGACCCTCATTATCCATAGGGCTGATGAAACAATACAGAAAATTCAGTTCGGATTGAATGCCCATTACATATTAAGGGAACGACATTGACCATTTCACACTCTGTGTCCGATTTACCACATGAGAGAAGAAAGTATACGACTTTGCTCGTGTGAATGTATGAGTCAATCTGAGACGGCACTGAAGACCCTGATAAATAATTGTTGCCAGTTTCGAAAAGATCAATTAGATCAACACAGTAATCTCTGAAGCCATGTATTTCAATCGTCTTCTCAGCTATCACCGTTCCACAAAACTGTGTGTCTCATGTGCTACCTCGATGCTACAACGTAGGTAAGTACAGTGTACAGCTCGATGTCCCGGGAGAGGTACTCAGTCCTGGTAGTGGCATACAAGATGTGCCGCTCAAGTCGAAAACATCTACCAGAAGGGACGtacatttgctttgttatcCACCCATGCTAATTGTGTTTTTCGGATTGAAAATCTACGaatgtttagggatttttcgtgaaaaagtgATCCACGCGGGTGCCACCTCCACTTACACCTTTCTATGGGATTACACCCTCGCTCGATGTGCTTGTCGAGGCTAGCATGGTCAAGTGGAACCCGCAATTCTCAACCCCGGCTCCAGCATTTTAGTGGATGCTCCACCCTATAAACATTTTATCGTTGTCATTGTTTTGCGTTAAACGGCGCTATATCAGCAGAGATTCATAAAAACGGATTATTACCAAGTTGATCATCAGAGTCAAAACCAATGGTCTAACCGAGCCAAGTTGTTGCAATTTTACTGAACGCCGCCCAACACGATGTAAAGATAGATCGGCACAGTGACGAAAGTGAggactttcaaagttttacaatacttttgcGATTTGCCAGTCGCggaagctcattttgaagctcttagagttacaaaatattttcctctAAGTTTTTGATGGGTGTGGCATTGCCATTGCCATTTACGTTCACATCGGGCTGTGTGTATTTGCATAACTATTGTTTATGTTATGCGCACAGTCTGACATAAACGTGAGTGAGTGCCATACCCATCAGAAGATGACACCTGTCACATCACAtgatgaaagcgccaagcttaGCGCTTTTTCCGATGATTGGACATGCATTAAGTTGATAAAGATCTAAACTGCAACTTCCCCGCTATTATTgtccatttttgttcaaaaatcgcGTTATGAACGACGAAAATGGCTTTTACTGAATAAGCCACTCCAAAGCAAGCACATAtagccttggtgaacttccctcTTTATAAACAAGGCTTCGCCACCGTTACACTTTGACATACATATTCCCATCTGCTCCTTGTGTCAGGATCAACTCACGCATCCAATATTCTTTGAGCTGTTCATTGTCTTATACATCATGGAAAACACCAATAGTATTCAGTATTTTAAAACCATtgagttttaaaacattttattttatttgtgataATGTAAGCTTTGGAAATTCTCTTATATGGTTGTATGAGAGTAACGTACAAGTATGCGATACTGTAGTCTCCCTTAAAGCTTATACCAAGTGAACATTTAAACATCGTACGATTAAAATTAGATCACAATCCCAGAAACGCAAAATGAGACTGTGGACATATTAACCCGTATAGACATTTCACTGACATGACTCATTGATATTCTGTTTCATTGCTGttatatatacttatatttctTTTCTTATTGTGTATTATCTTTCGACAGGTCGATTGTTACCTCGATGAGCaacacattaaaaataaaagaattcAGCTCTCGGGTAGGAGGTCAAAACGTGCCACTTATTGGAGGAAAGTGGTATATTATGCAGtctttgttttcaaagtcaCCCAGACAGTCGGAAGTAAGAAATTTCTGTATGTCCTCCAATAATAAACCATcgaaatatattcgaaaattgaATCACGTGGAAGTAATGTTTGACAGGTTCACAGAGCTTGGTTACTGTAATTCAATGGCGGGCTTACCCATAAAATCGACAGTAGAAATTACAGAGGACATGCTACGAGAAGCCATGAATCGCCTTAGAAAGGAGCATGTAGCATTGAGATCACAAATCGACATTGCATACGACAAAGATGACAAAGAAACTGGCCGTTACTACGTAGAAATGGAAAATGGTGGTTTCGTCGATGTAAAGACGTCACGTGCAACGAGCGACGAAATCGACGTTGCCATGTGCGAAGAAGGGAAATTCCCATTAAAGAGCAATAAAAATTCTCTTTGGCGCTGTATTCTACTGAAGGGGCATTGGGTACGAGATGTAAACAATGGTTTAAAGGTTTATAAAACCGGGATCATTATGATGATGAACCATGCTTTTGTAGATGGTTTGGGATTTATACGATATAATCAACTCCTTCTGGAAAAACTTGATGAAGTTGTTGGAAATAAGCCAATGCCAAAAACCATTGCTTTTGAAAGTGCACCATTTCCAAGGCCTATCCAATCTTTGCTGTCCAGTGAAGACGCTGCTTTTGTTTTCCAGGATGAAGGAAAGGTGAATGATGGGGTATCAAACTCTTTAAACATTCAAAACGCATCAGTTGAAACTAAATACTTGAACATAGAGATACCAAGAGAGTTAATGCTAGGACTCAAGAACACGTCACACAAACATGGCGGGAGCTTAAATTCTGCTTTGATCGCCGTATATTGTTTAGCTTACATCAAAGTGATGAATAACGCAAAAGTGACCGATCGTCAATCCCTTGCTATTGGCCTTGCCGCTTCTCTGAAAAGGTATTTCACTGAAAGAGACATTCCAGATTTAGGTATGTACGTATGTTCTTTGTGGTTTAATATTGATATTGCGACAAATCAGTTTGAAGGAAAAGGTGTATGGAAACTTGCAAACAAGATTGCGAGAGATATTAGGAAACAATTATATGACAAGTCGCAAGGcttatcaaacataaaaaaatcgtctGTAAATGTGTTCCTCAAAACAATATTGGACAAGATAAAAGACATCAACAACTTTAAACGAAACCCGCTTGATCTTTACATCTCGAATATGGCATATGAATCTTGGAAATTTCCTGAATTTCGCAACTTCACACTTGAATCCTTCTTTTGTGGGAATACTGGAACTGTTAACAATTTtggcattttgacatttatgttAAGCGATAAACTCATTATTATCATACAGTATGATACTGAGATGATATCTTCTGACACTGCCAAGttatacaaaaatgaaattgagaCGATTTTAAAAGAATTATCTATTGTTATCGAGAGATcagaattttaaataatttactTGTATTTTTCCTGACGATGGGGACTGAATATAATTGATGATAAAAGTATGACAACCTCATGACGAGGCAATGCATATTGTGATCTGCTTCTATCACTTGCCCACTCTTGCGGGGACAGCAGAACACACTGCAAGTGCGAGTGCAAATACCCCGAGTACAGCACGCTTCCTTTCTCGCTCATGGGGTTTTGTTATTATGACTGATAACTGAAAGCACACACTTGCACTCATAAACGTAATCTGCATAATTCTTTTTCGCTACCCGGTTACCTGTGCTCATTAGCGTAATTGCACTGCAATACAAATATTAGTATTATACAAACTCCGGTttaagtaaactgtggtactgTAACGCCCTCccttgcaaatatttttttgtccCTCGCATGGAAAGGCGTTTGAAGGGTGGTTCAAGATCGGATGAGAAGGAGATAAGAAATAGGGccatacttttaattaattattggtaaagatttcaatgagaacaatcgagaacgaTATAATCTCGTTTAATCtgaagaaacaatcaaagaccgACGGAAATTTCCATGTGATGACCATTGTATAATGATGGTAATTTTGTAGTTATGTAAGTTTAGAAAAGTATATAACATGGTAGAGAATGTACGCTAATGATCAGAATTTGAGACGTGGAGAGTCACGTTGCCACCTtgtaaataaagatataatGTTGTGGTACAATCAATATCTTGGTGTgttagcttcagttactgaaagcattgcCATaaactggtacctcaactcgtattCCCCTAATTACGAGCGCGACAATAAGTATGTAATAATTAATAGAAATTCGATTGTTGCTGATCATGATATCTGAATCCTTGTGTTGTAATTCTATAAATCACCTGGATATCAATTTATCTTTCTCTTCAAAGTGTTTCTGACAAAAtaagtgaaagttgtaatataATTGCATCGTGTGATTTTTATAACACTTTAATATCTCATTGTTTTGTCCTGTTTATATCATAGTCAGTAATATTCTTCCATAAAAAAGGTAAATATGATTTCTGCTTACTCTATAAAATTAGCAAACTAATAAATTCATTATGGGAAAATTGAACAGTTCTTTGATAGTTTTGTCGCAAACATAGGCTCTGTTCAGGAAacttaaattttcgattttcacaagaaAAAATGTCCCAACAATTGGTCAACAATTGGTAGttcaaaaagtattgtaaaagtccCGAGAGTCCGAATACCTGTTCCCGAGGCGTGCATCCCACCTGTTGCGTCTCCAGAGGGCGCCGTCTATGACCTTTGGTTTTCCAGAGACGTCTGGAAAGCCAAAGGTCATAGACGGCGCCCTCTGGAGAGGCAATTCCACCttaagttaaggtagaatgaactTCTAACTTGCACTTGTtgggattcattttgaagctctttgagaaAGAAGAACTTTGACCGTCTTAGTTTTGCGAAAATCGAATATTTTTTcatcttcatagagttaacacagggatggcggccattttgaatttcaaatatcggtaaatctcgagtaatttatttctctagtatcaaaatttgcacggtgaacccccgatttctattcttgattttgaaagtaaatggctgaaagtttccttgaggaaaatttgagcgaaattttaagtcttttactttcgaggcgcatactaccttaattaatCAATATTAGTGAGTTACAATAAAGTAGATACGGTGGGTCGGAATAAAGAAATACAAATGTAATTGGGGAGAAGGGGAGTCGAGAAAAGTGAAATACCAAGAATAAACTAGAGAACGACTTAGATGCAGCAAGTCAATGTTTGAAGTGTCGGGTGGATAAGGTTGATCGAAAAGAGATACATGCCAACAATGACTTAGCACAAGCTTCATAAAACTTTTATGTTACAAAGTTTTTGAAAGAGACAGAGTTGAAGTTTATCTACCCAGTCCCGGAGGTCAAGTGTGTCCTCTAGGATTATCTTGCTCGACCATTTTTCCGAACTTTCTGCCAccttcgaaaatttttgggaaTTGATCATCCTCCATATTAAGTTTTCTGAATCACTGATAATGACTagaaagaaattcaaatttacGTACTCTCCATCAATTATCACAGAATTTGATTTACTCAATGACATACAATGTACTGACTTATACAGAAATCCAAGAATATGGGATCATTGATATGGATGAAATTTGAATACCTGAAAAAATCAACTTGTTGAGAGAAAATAACCGTCACGGTGATTGACTGAAAGAGGTAATACAGCCTTTTTATTGCCAATGTTTTTGTCGTT from Ptychodera flava strain L36383 chromosome 12, AS_Pfla_20210202, whole genome shotgun sequence includes the following:
- the LOC139145620 gene encoding uncharacterized protein isoform X2; protein product: MYFNRLLSYHRSTKLCVSFATFKLQQRSIVTSMSNTLKIKEFSSRVGGQNVPLIGGKWYIMQSLFSKSPRQSEVRNFCMSSNNKPSKYIRKLNHVEVMFDRFTELGYCNSMAGLPIKSTVEITEDMLREAMNRLRKEHVALRSQIDIAYDKDDKETGRYYVEMENGGFVDVKTSRATSDEIDVAMCEEGKFPLKSNKNSLWRCILLKGHWVRDVNNGLKVYKTGIIMMMNHAFVDGLGFIRYNQLLLEKLDEVVGNKPMPKTIAFESAPFPRPIQSLLSSEDAAFVFQDEGKVNDGVSNSLNIQNASVETKYLNIEIPRELMLGLKNTSHKHGGSLNSALIAVYCLAYIKVMNNAKVTDRQSLAIGLAASLKRYFTERDIPDLGMYVCSLWFNIDIATNQFEGKGVWKLANKIARDIRKQLYDKSQGLSNIKKSSVNVFLKTILDKIKDINNFKRNPLDLYISNMAYESWKFPEFRNFTLESFFCGNTGTVNNFGILTFMLSDKLIIIIQYDTEMISSDTAKLYKNEIETILKELSIVIERSEF
- the LOC139145620 gene encoding uncharacterized protein isoform X1, whose product is MYFNRLLSYHRSTKLCVSCATSMLQRRSIVTSMSNTLKIKEFSSRVGGQNVPLIGGKWYIMQSLFSKSPRQSEVRNFCMSSNNKPSKYIRKLNHVEVMFDRFTELGYCNSMAGLPIKSTVEITEDMLREAMNRLRKEHVALRSQIDIAYDKDDKETGRYYVEMENGGFVDVKTSRATSDEIDVAMCEEGKFPLKSNKNSLWRCILLKGHWVRDVNNGLKVYKTGIIMMMNHAFVDGLGFIRYNQLLLEKLDEVVGNKPMPKTIAFESAPFPRPIQSLLSSEDAAFVFQDEGKVNDGVSNSLNIQNASVETKYLNIEIPRELMLGLKNTSHKHGGSLNSALIAVYCLAYIKVMNNAKVTDRQSLAIGLAASLKRYFTERDIPDLGMYVCSLWFNIDIATNQFEGKGVWKLANKIARDIRKQLYDKSQGLSNIKKSSVNVFLKTILDKIKDINNFKRNPLDLYISNMAYESWKFPEFRNFTLESFFCGNTGTVNNFGILTFMLSDKLIIIIQYDTEMISSDTAKLYKNEIETILKELSIVIERSEF
- the LOC139145620 gene encoding uncharacterized protein isoform X3, which encodes MYFNRLLSYHRSTKLCVSCATSMLQRRSIVTSMSNTLKIKEFSSRVGGQNVPLIGGKWYIMQSLFSKSPRQSEVRNFCMSSNNKPSKYIRKLNHVEVMFDRFTELGYCNSMAGLPIKSTVEITEDMLREAMNRLRKEHVALRSQIDIAYDKDDKETGRYYVEMENGGFVDVKTSRATSDEIDVAMCEEGKFPLKSNKNSLWRCILLKGHWVRDVNNGLKVYKTGIIMMMNHAFVDGLGFIRYNQLLLEKLDEVVGNKPMPKTIAFESAPFPRPIQSLLSSEDAAFVFQDEGKVNDGVSNSLNIQNASVETKYLNIEIPRELMLGLKNTSHKHGGSLNSALIAVYCLAYIKVMNNAKVTDRQSLAIGLAASLKRYFTERDIPDLAPRKKSRRTVA
- the LOC139145620 gene encoding uncharacterized protein isoform X4, whose amino-acid sequence is MYFNRLLSYHRSTKLCVSCATSMLQRRSIVTSMSNTLKIKEFSSRVGGQNVPLIGGKWYIMQSLFSKSPRQSEVRNFCMSSNNKPSKYIRKLNHVEVMFDRFTELGYCNSMAGLPIKSTVEITEDMLREAMNRLRKEHVALRSQIDIAYDKDDKETGRYYVEMENGGFVDVKTSRATSDEIDVAMCEEGKFPLKSNKNSLWRCILLKGHWVRDVNNGLKVYKTGIIMMMNHAFVDGLGFIRYNQLLLEKLDEVVGNKPMPKTIAFESAPFPRPIQSLLSSEDAAFVFQDEGKVNDGVSNSLNIQNASVETKYLNIEIPRELMLGLKNTSHKHGGSLNSALIAVYCLAYIKVMNNAKVTDRQSLAIGLAASLKRYFTERDIPDLESSSV